The following proteins are co-located in the Sulfurovum sp. TSL6 genome:
- the carB gene encoding carbamoyl-phosphate synthase large subunit codes for MPKRNDIKTILLIGSGPIVIGQACEFDYSGTQAAKTLKELGYRVVLINSNPATIMTDPEFADRTYIEPITPEVIDRIIKKENVDAILPTMGGQTALNVAMDMYDAGMLKDVKFLGAHPDAIKKGEDRQLFNEAMIKIGMDLPKSANAYSVDEAIKVAKEIGFPVISRASFTLAGGGSGVAYNMEEFKKLAEEGIDASPINEIEIMESMLGWKEYEMEVIRDNKDNCIIVCSIENFDPMGVHTGDSVTIAPALTLTDKEFQNMRDASFKILREVGVDTGGSNVQFSIDPDTGRMIVIEMNPRVSRSSALASKATGYPIAKVATLLAVGFTLDEITNDITGTPASFEPVIDYVVTKLPRFTFEKFPLADSTLTTAMKSVGEVMSMGRTFKESFQKALCSLETGLIGFNPIKCDGEELVREIRRPNENRMLYVFEGLRRGMTVDAVFDLCKIDRWYLYQLEELALREKEMDIALLSDPTRLREVKSEGFSDPMIAEIINKKEGLNLTENDIYNAREKAGVALEYNEVDTCAAEFKALTPYLYSTTNITKLPVQEVPASEDKKVLVIGGGPNRIGQGIEFDYCCVHAAFALQDMGVKSIMYNCNPETVSTDYDTSDVLYFEPIDFEHVRNVIELEKPDGVIVHFGGQTPLKLAKNLTAIGANISGTTAKVIDLAEDREQFSTFIDELGLKQPDNGTAFAKDEAMAIANRIGYPVLVRPSFVLGGRGMRTVYSDAELREYMDEAVSVSHDAPVLIDKFLDNAIELDVDAICDGKDVYIGSVMQHIEEAGIHSGDSACSLPPVSISEELQEEVKEQTAKIALGLGVVGLMNIQYAIHKGLIYLIEVNPRASRTVPFVSKATGVPLAKVATRVMIQGDLKEALKFYDTFNVVNFDKKIMEPNLKGHVAVKEAVFPFNKLPGSDLILGPEMKSTGEVMGISDSFGMSFAKSQFASKNNIPLEGTLFISLTENDKPYAGEVGKMFTDLGFDIVATSGTHTALEEAGVPSTKVLKISEGRPNIDDMIKNEEIALAINTSDNKASKDDAKTIRQSVLASHVAYLTTIAAAKATASAIKELKATSGELEPKALQDYLS; via the coding sequence ATGCCAAAACGCAATGACATCAAAACTATTTTACTTATTGGTTCTGGGCCTATCGTTATCGGTCAAGCTTGTGAATTTGACTATTCCGGAACTCAAGCAGCTAAAACACTTAAAGAGTTAGGCTATAGAGTAGTCCTTATCAACTCTAACCCTGCTACGATCATGACAGACCCTGAGTTTGCAGATCGTACCTACATTGAACCCATCACCCCTGAAGTAATTGATAGAATTATCAAAAAAGAAAACGTTGATGCTATCTTACCTACAATGGGTGGACAAACTGCACTTAACGTTGCTATGGATATGTACGATGCGGGTATGCTTAAAGATGTGAAGTTCCTTGGAGCGCATCCGGATGCTATTAAAAAAGGGGAAGATAGACAACTCTTTAATGAAGCGATGATCAAAATCGGTATGGATCTACCTAAAAGTGCCAATGCCTACAGTGTGGACGAAGCAATAAAAGTAGCAAAAGAAATTGGTTTCCCCGTAATCAGCAGAGCTTCATTTACGCTTGCAGGTGGTGGTTCAGGTGTAGCCTACAATATGGAAGAGTTTAAAAAACTGGCTGAAGAAGGTATTGACGCAAGTCCGATCAATGAGATTGAGATCATGGAATCTATGCTGGGATGGAAAGAATATGAAATGGAAGTTATCAGAGACAATAAAGATAACTGCATTATCGTATGTTCTATTGAAAACTTTGATCCTATGGGTGTACATACGGGAGACTCCGTTACCATTGCCCCTGCTCTGACACTTACAGACAAAGAGTTCCAAAACATGCGAGATGCCTCTTTCAAGATCTTACGCGAAGTAGGAGTAGATACGGGTGGATCCAATGTACAATTTTCTATCGATCCAGATACAGGACGTATGATCGTTATCGAAATGAACCCGAGAGTCAGCCGTTCATCTGCACTTGCATCAAAAGCTACAGGTTATCCTATCGCGAAAGTAGCAACACTTTTGGCTGTCGGATTTACCCTGGATGAAATTACAAATGACATCACAGGCACACCCGCTAGTTTTGAACCGGTTATCGATTATGTCGTTACAAAACTTCCAAGATTTACTTTTGAAAAATTCCCGCTTGCGGACTCCACACTCACAACTGCAATGAAGTCTGTAGGTGAAGTCATGAGTATGGGTCGTACCTTTAAAGAGTCTTTTCAAAAAGCACTCTGTTCGCTTGAAACAGGACTTATCGGGTTTAACCCGATCAAATGTGACGGTGAAGAGCTTGTCAGAGAGATCAGACGTCCAAATGAGAACCGTATGCTTTATGTATTTGAAGGACTCAGACGCGGTATGACAGTGGATGCTGTTTTTGACCTTTGTAAGATTGACAGATGGTACCTTTACCAGCTTGAAGAATTGGCTCTGCGTGAAAAAGAGATGGACATTGCCCTGCTTTCTGATCCTACTCGTCTTAGAGAAGTGAAAAGTGAAGGTTTCTCTGACCCGATGATCGCAGAAATCATTAACAAGAAAGAGGGTCTTAACCTTACAGAGAATGATATCTACAATGCCAGAGAAAAAGCCGGTGTAGCACTTGAGTATAATGAAGTGGATACTTGTGCCGCAGAGTTTAAGGCACTCACACCTTACCTTTACTCTACAACGAATATCACAAAGCTTCCAGTACAAGAAGTACCTGCGAGTGAAGATAAAAAAGTACTTGTGATCGGTGGTGGTCCTAACCGTATCGGTCAGGGTATAGAGTTTGACTACTGTTGCGTACATGCAGCCTTTGCACTTCAGGATATGGGTGTAAAATCTATCATGTATAACTGTAACCCGGAAACAGTTTCTACAGATTATGACACGTCTGATGTCCTTTACTTTGAACCTATTGATTTTGAACATGTGAGAAATGTGATCGAACTTGAAAAGCCTGATGGTGTGATTGTACACTTTGGTGGGCAGACTCCGCTGAAACTGGCTAAGAACCTTACAGCGATCGGTGCAAATATCTCTGGGACGACGGCAAAAGTGATCGACCTTGCTGAAGACAGAGAACAATTCTCGACATTCATAGATGAACTGGGACTTAAACAGCCAGATAACGGCACAGCCTTTGCCAAAGATGAAGCGATGGCTATCGCAAACCGTATAGGTTATCCTGTACTTGTTCGTCCTAGTTTTGTTCTTGGTGGCCGTGGTATGCGTACTGTATATAGTGATGCAGAGCTCAGAGAATATATGGATGAAGCAGTAAGCGTATCTCACGATGCTCCAGTCCTTATAGATAAATTCCTTGACAATGCTATCGAACTTGACGTAGATGCCATTTGTGATGGGAAAGATGTCTATATCGGTTCTGTGATGCAGCATATTGAAGAAGCAGGTATTCACTCTGGTGACTCTGCATGTTCACTTCCTCCGGTTTCTATCTCTGAAGAACTTCAAGAAGAAGTAAAAGAGCAAACTGCAAAGATCGCACTTGGTCTTGGTGTGGTGGGTCTTATGAATATACAATATGCTATCCACAAAGGGTTGATCTACCTGATCGAAGTAAACCCTAGAGCTTCTAGAACTGTACCTTTTGTAAGTAAAGCAACCGGTGTCCCTCTTGCCAAAGTAGCAACAAGAGTGATGATCCAGGGTGACCTTAAAGAAGCACTGAAATTCTATGATACATTTAATGTTGTGAACTTTGATAAAAAGATCATGGAACCAAATCTTAAAGGTCATGTTGCTGTCAAAGAAGCGGTTTTCCCTTTCAACAAACTTCCGGGGTCCGACCTTATCTTAGGTCCTGAAATGAAATCTACGGGAGAAGTTATGGGTATTTCTGACAGCTTCGGTATGAGTTTTGCCAAGAGTCAGTTTGCAAGTAAGAATAACATTCCACTTGAAGGAACACTCTTTATCTCACTCACTGAAAATGATAAACCATATGCAGGCGAAGTGGGTAAAATGTTTACAGATCTTGGATTTGACATTGTTGCTACATCGGGAACACATACAGCACTGGAAGAGGCAGGTGTGCCTTCAACAAAGGTACTCAAGATCTCTGAAGGCCGTCCAAATATTGATGATATGATCAAAAATGAAGAGATAGCGTTGGCTATCAATACTTCAGATAACAAAGCAAGTAAAGATGATGCCAAAACCATCAGACAATCTGTTCTTGCCAGCCATGTAGCCTATTTAACGACTATAGCTGCCGCGAAAGCTACTGCATCTGCGATCAAAGAACTTAAGGCCACAAGCGGTGAACTTGAGCCAAAAGCATTACAAGATTATCTAAGTTAA
- a CDS encoding Sua5 YciO YrdC YwlC family protein — protein sequence MLNDKVFLTQTDTTIGFVSQNADKLTKIKQRPPHKHYIQAVNSLHTLNTFTRVPQKYKNRVRRAKKTTFIMSNGHSYRVIQDTHHLLLLDRLKWAYTTSANLSNEAYEESFAREMADVIIEPIKETKQASQIYKLGKYALKRIR from the coding sequence ATGTTAAATGACAAAGTTTTCCTTACACAAACTGATACCACCATAGGTTTTGTATCCCAAAATGCAGACAAACTTACAAAGATCAAACAACGCCCTCCTCACAAGCATTACATTCAAGCAGTCAACTCACTACATACACTCAATACATTTACCCGTGTGCCTCAAAAGTATAAAAATAGAGTTCGAAGAGCAAAAAAAACAACGTTTATTATGTCAAATGGACATTCTTATCGTGTGATACAAGATACACATCATCTATTGCTCTTAGACCGCCTCAAATGGGCTTATACCACATCGGCTAATCTAAGTAATGAAGCCTATGAAGAATCTTTTGCCAGAGAGATGGCAGATGTCATCATAGAACCGATAAAAGAAACCAAGCAAGCTTCACAGATTTATAAGCTTGGGAAATACGCACTAAAAAGGATACGTTAA
- a CDS encoding HIT family protein, producing the protein MSVIYENENIRIEVEQSEIPWLKIFTQHAYKEMSEVPGLIKFEIYDLLDTIEKEMLSYYKPKKINIASFGNYMPHVHWHIMARFEEDSFFPEPMWGTKQRESDLSLPEFEVFCKRVVKAIS; encoded by the coding sequence ATGTCAGTAATTTATGAAAATGAAAATATCAGGATTGAAGTAGAACAAAGTGAAATACCTTGGCTTAAGATATTTACCCAACATGCTTACAAAGAGATGAGTGAAGTGCCGGGTTTGATCAAATTTGAAATATATGACCTTTTAGACACCATAGAAAAAGAGATGCTCTCCTACTACAAACCTAAAAAAATAAACATTGCCAGTTTTGGTAACTATATGCCTCATGTACATTGGCACATCATGGCACGTTTTGAAGAAGACAGTTTTTTTCCTGAACCTATGTGGGGAACCAAACAGCGTGAAAGTGATTTGAGTTTACCTGAGTTTGAAGTCTTTTGTAAAAGAGTGGTAAAAGCTATTTCATAA